The nucleotide sequence TTTCGGATGAAACCCACTATCTGACTTTCGATAGTTGGATCCGGCGATGGCGGTGCTTGCATGTCATTTCCTTTTTGGAGGCATTGCTTTTGGAGAATCTTTTCACGCAGTCCTTGTGCTATCATGATATAGTTGGTGCTGATGGTCACCATTGTCACTTTATTTCATCACTTTGGGAGTGTTTCTCTTTTTTCATTCGTCCGCACAGCTTCGGTTGTGTATGACTTTGCTCCTTGTCCGCGCGATCTTGTGTTGTgggttggttgtgtgcatcctagttattcAGAGACCGGATGTGTACTCATTATGATTGTATCCCTCGATGCTACGTTATGATTCAATAAAATATGCTCTTTATCGGAAAAAAAATTAATCAGCAGTAGTGTTTTTGCCACCAACTACACCAGCCGTTCGCTTGTCCCAATCGAGTGGATTTACTCGCCTAACCTGCACGCGGTCCATGCGGACCCGGTAGCTTTCGTGCCACTGTTACTTCCTCACCAGAGGGAACACGCGCCTTCCCCTCGGAAATGTATAACAAGTCGCCACTCAATGTCAAGACGATCTGCAATGGAAATCAGCCTATGGACGTGCATGATCCCTGCAAATGTCTCTCCTGCCTTTTCCACGACAATCTTGGAGTTGTTAGGAGGACGAAGTGGTACTAGGGCACGCAATTAAGAACGTGAGCTGCTGGGCATGGTTGCAAGCAACTGGATAGAGCTAGGAAAGCGACGCTCCACCACCTTTTGACCCCGACGGCTCGACGTAGGACCGACCTCGCCCCCGTCCTCCGGGCAGAGCAACTGCAGTAGCCACGGTCAGCTTCCATCCGACTCTCATCCTCGTCACCACCAAGAGCCACATCGCCGGACGTTAACTCCACCACCCCTATAAATACCACCCTCCCCTTCAATGGTAAGTCAAGCAACATACCCACACACCAAATCCAAGCAAGGAGCAGTAGCAGTAAGCTAACTGCCCGCCGATCACTTCTCTCTCCCACCAGCTCCATTCAATTCTTGCGGCTTCGTTGCAATGGCGGCCGTGAACAAGTCCGTCGAGCGGCTGGCGCAGCGCCTGGTGGCCCCGGCCGAGCCCACGCCGGTCGGCCCGCTCCGCCTGTCCTGGCTTGATCGGTACCCCACCCAGATGGCGCTCATCGAGTCGCTGCACGTCTTCAAGCCGGCTCCTGACGGCGGCAACGACGCTGGCCCGGCGAGGACCATCGAGCGGGCTATGGCGCAGGCCCTGGTGCAGTACTACCCGCTCGCGGGACGCCTCGGGTTCACGGACGAAGGTGGGCTGCTGCAGGTCgactgcggcggcgacggcagcggcgtcTGGTTCACGGAGGCCGCGGCCGCCTGCGCGCTCGAGGACGTGGAGTACCTGGAGCACCCTATGATGATCGCCAAGGACGAGCTGCTCCCGCCCACGCCCGCCCAGGAGGAGGATGAGCGCAAGCTTGTCCTGCTCGTCCAGGTTACCACCTTCGCGTGCGGCGGCTTCGTCGTCGGCTTCCGCTTCAGCCACGCCGTCTCCGACGGCCCCGGCGCCGCGCAGTTTATGGCCGCCGTCGGTGAGCTCGCCCGCAGCCGTAGCAGCGTGGAAGGCCTGGCGGTGGAGCCACAATGGGGCCGCGAGGCGATCCCGGACCCGGCCGGCGCCGTTATCGGCAGCCTGCCGAGCCCCGCGGGCGCCAAGAGTCTCGAGTACCTCGCCATGGACATCTCCGCAGACTACATCGGCCACTTCAAGTCGCAGTACAACACGGAGCACGCCGGCTCGTGGTGCTCGGCGTTCGAGGTGCTGGTGGCCAAAGCGTGGCAGAGCCGCACGCGCGCGGCGGCGTTCGAGCCGGAGTCCACCGTGCACCTCTGCTTCGCCATGAACGCTCGGCCCCTTCTGCAGGCCTCGCTCCCGCGCGCCGGCGCCGGGTTCTACGGCAACTGCTACTACATCATGCGCGTCTCGGCCCTCGCGGGCAAGGTGTCCGGCTCCTCGATCCCGGAAGTGGTGAAGATAATCAAGGACGGGAAGAGACGGATGCCATCCGAGTTCACGCGGTGGGCGACAGGAGAGGCCGGCGCCAATGGCGGTGAGGACCCGTACCAGATCACGTCGGACTACCGGACGCTGCTGGTGTCGGACTGGACGCGGCTCGGGTTCGCGGAGGTGGACTACGGCTGGGGGCCGCCGGCGCACGTCGTGCCCCTGACGAACCTGGACTACATCGCGACGTGCATCTTGGTGAAGCCGTGGGCGCACAAGCCAGGGGCGCGGCTCATCACCCAGTGCGTGACGCCCGACCGCGTCGCCGCCTTCCACCAGGGAATGCTTGACATGAACTGACCGGAACCGGAGAAGAAGTGAAGCCGAAGGCAAAAGGATGCGTGATTAGAAATAGATACGGTTGCATTGGATTGGTTGATGGGTGGATTGATGGTGTGTAGCGTGACTGATAATAAGCAACTGGTCCTGAATTTGGGGAGTTGATTGTATGGGTTTGGTGGAAAGCCACCAACTGAAGGGAAATACCCAATGGTTCCTGGGTACATATGTACCCTATATGGGGATTTATTTTTAATAGTTAAACAAAAAATCAAAATAGTTAAGAAACTATTTTTAGAATAAAGTTGACTTACTTGCGCGCTAGTATACACATTTTCAGAAAAAAGAAAACTATGTTGACTTCACagtgaaaaagacaaaatttatttgctacTATAGATCACTATTCACGCTATTTTGATGGGAAATTtatcttttttgaaaagaagtcaaagaTGAATTTTATGTTTTTGTCAGTTTTCTCACTACTACAATGGAAGGTCAAGTTTTTATCAAAAATATTTTTAGAAATTTTTGACTTTTTATTGAATTACTAAAAAAAATTGCATATAGGGTACATATGTACCCAGGAACCAAAAGTTCCCCTCCACCAACGGCGGCGAGCACCCGTACCAGATCATGTCGGACTACCGGACGCTGCTGGTGTCGGACTGGACGCGGCTCGGGTTCGCGGAGGTGGATTATGGTTGGGGCCCGCCGGCGCACGTGGTGCCCCTGACGAACCTGGACTACATCGCGACGTGCATACTGGTGAAGCCATGGGCGCACAAGCCGGGGGCGCGGCTCATCACCCAGTGCGTGACGTCCGACCGCGTCGCCGCCTTCCACCAAGGAATGCTCGACATGAACTGACCCGAGCTGACCGGAGCGGAAGAAATGAAGCCGAAGGCAAAGGGATGCGTACGTAGGTGTAAGCATCACTCATGATTAGAGATAGAGAAAAATTCATCATAGGTCACAAAAGTTGAGCCGGCTGATACTTAAGTACCACTACTTCAAAATATCCGAACTACAGTCCATATACTTGTGCGGAGGGTTCACTTTGGTCCATATACGAATTGAGCTACGTATTCGTTGACTTGGCCGAGTCAGCCGTTGCCAGCTATGCTTTGACCGCCACATGTGCAAcacctggtggggggggggggggttaatactAGTAGTTCGGGTTTTTTTTGCAAATGCGCCAACACCTGGCGATTAAACGCCCCTCACCAAGTCGGACCGCACCCGGTCGCACCCTCCCGCACCCTCTCTGCTCGTCGTCGCTGCCGAGGTAGTGCGTTTGCTCGTCGGCGTCGAGAACGGCTCCATGAGCACGTCGTCGGACGCTgagccgccgccgtccgcgccgtTCGGGAGGGGCCTGCGCGACGTGCCTCTTGCTCCTTCGCGTCGTCGTGATGATTCCTCGCCGCCCCTGTACGGTACGTCGCTGTCACCAGCAGCTCCGTTGATCGATCTGTGCAATTTAGCTCTCGTAAAGAGTTCTTGGCCGCATCAATTGCGCGTACGAGCTAGGGTTTGGCCGTTCGTTCAACTCTCTGACGGATTGGGTGTGGGGTGGTAGGGTTTTAGCAGTTTCTTGAAGATCTTTGTGGCAGGCCAAAAATAGGGCTGCGTCATGGAGGGTTTGCAGTAGATGGCCATGTTTGCGGAGATCTGGAGTGGTTAAGGTTCTTTCTCCCCCCCCAATTTTTCATCGGTCCAGGGGTCTAGGGTTTAAGCAGTAAAGTTTGCTTTTAGTGTCAGAGTGTTAATTGGACCAAAAATTGTTGTAATTTGCAATTACATTGTGTCAGATTTACCAAAGATGGTTGCTTTTCGACCTGTAAGATCATACATTTGTTAATTGGAGCCATGAATCTCTATTTTTCTTTCTGAAAAAGGTAAAAAAGTCTGAATGTCTGAACTGTAGTCTGAAATGTCTGAACCTCTCTGTAGTCTGAAATGTCTGAACTTTTTCAACTTGATTGTTTTGCAGGACCCTTAAGCAACCACTTCTCTGTTAAGGTTATACATGGTGGCTACTTTCTGTGTGCTGGCAAGCATATGGATTATCACAAAGGTCACTCCATTTGATATGATTACTGTGACATAGATAATTGGACACCTAATGTTGTAGCCAGTCTAGTGGAGAAAATTGGATATGAGTTTGAGGGCAGGATCGGGGCTTATTGGTGTGTTCCTGGATTGACAGTGTATAAGAATGGATTAAGAGAGATCAAGATAGGGGACAACACTATGACAGAAAACATGAAGGATTGTGTTCTAAATGGCAACCACTTCCAATAGATATTTCTTGATCATGATGTGAGCATGATATCATATGTTTCTGTTGTTCAAGTCCACTCTGATGATGAGGATCCTCCAATTGTCAGGTTCAGTGGCATTAGGACAAAGAAGGAGAATGCACACCAGCAACAAGCAGAGTAGACACAACAGCAGCAAGAGGAGCAGGCTCAGCTCACCCTAGTGGAATAGGAGCAGGCTGAGCTCCCTCAAGTGGAACAGGAGCTGCCTCAGCATGATCAAGAGCATGAGCATGATCATGATCATGATCAAGAGCATGAGCAAGATGAAGCAGAGTCAGAAAGTGTAGCAGAGTCAGAAGAAGATGATTTCATACCAAGTCCACCCCATCCTGGAACTACTTACCTTTCATCTCAGTTTGGGTTTAGGGCAAGGAAATCCTTTAGGTTTTTGAACATGGATGCAGCAAACACAGTTGGCTGTTCAGTAGTGCAGGATTCAGATGAAGATTACATTCCACAAATTGTTGATTCAGACATTGATCTGCAGGATGATGATGACTTGTTTGACAAACATGTTGATTGTGAGAAGGGCAAAGGACCAGCAGTCCAAGAAGAAGTtgatgatgaaggaaatatgccctagaggcaataataaagttattatttatttccttatatcatgataaatgtttattattcatgctagaattgtattaaccggaaacataatacatgtgtgaatacatagacaaacgaagtgtcactagtatgcctctacttgactagctcgttaatcaaagatggttatgtttcctaaccatgaacaatgagttgttatttgattaacgggatcacatcattaagtgaatgatctgattgacatgacccattccattagcttagcacccgatcgtttagtatgttgctattgctttcttcatgacttatacatgttcctataactatgagattatgcaactcccgtttaccggaggaacactttgggtactaccaaacttcacaacgtaactgggtgattataaaggagtactacaggtgtctccaaaggtacatgttgggttggcgtattttgagattaggatttgtcactccgattgtgggagaggtatctctgggccctctcggtaatgcacatcacttaagccttgcaagcattgcaactaataagttagttgcgggatgatgtattacagaacgagtaaagagacttgccggtaacgagattgaactaggtatttggaataccgacgatcgaatctcgggcaagtaacataccgatgacaaagggaacgacgtatgttgctatgcggtctgaccgataaagatcttcgtagaatatgtaggagccaatatgggcatccaggtcccgctattggttattgaccggagacgtgtctcggtcatgtctacattgttctcgaacccatagggtccgcacgcttaaggttacgatgacagttatattatgagtttatgcattttgatgtaccgaaggttgttcggagtcccggatgtgatcacggacatgacgaggagtctcgaaatggtcgagacataaagattgatatattggaagcctatgtttggatatcggaagtgttccgagtgaaatcgggattttaccggagtaccgggaggttaccggaaccccccgggagctaaatgggccttagtgggctttagtggaaaagagaaggggcagcccaagatgggccgcgcgcctcccccctcccctagtcctat is from Triticum aestivum cultivar Chinese Spring chromosome 3A, IWGSC CS RefSeq v2.1, whole genome shotgun sequence and encodes:
- the LOC100127061 gene encoding acyl transferase 7, producing MAAVNKSVERLAQRLVAPAEPTPVGPLRLSWLDRYPTQMALIESLHVFKPAPDGGNDAGPARTIERAMAQALVQYYPLAGRLGFTDEGGLLQVDCGGDGSGVWFTEAAAACALEDVEYLEHPMMIAKDELLPPTPAQEEDERKLVLLVQVTTFACGGFVVGFRFSHAVSDGPGAAQFMAAVGELARSRSSVEGLAVEPQWGREAIPDPAGAVIGSLPSPAGAKSLEYLAMDISADYIGHFKSQYNTEHAGSWCSAFEVLVAKAWQSRTRAAAFEPESTVHLCFAMNARPLLQASLPRAGAGFYGNCYYIMRVSALAGKVSGSSIPEVVKIIKDGKRRMPSEFTRWATGEAGANGGEDPYQITSDYRTLLVSDWTRLGFAEVDYGWGPPAHVVPLTNLDYIATCILVKPWAHKPGARLITQCVTPDRVAAFHQGMLDMN